GGCACCACCTGTTCCGCTGGTGGGCGAGGTGGTCGTCGAATTGCCAGCCGAATAGTCATCATCCATGCCGCCCGATCTCTTGGGCAGCCGAGCGCTGGCGGAGCGCAGGAACTGCTCGTTCTTGCTGATGATCTCCTGCGTGGACATCGAGGGCGGGAAAATGGAACCCGGATGTACGTTTAGGGGCGGTAGattctcctcctgctgctgcgaAGGCGGCGACTGCAACTGGGAGGCCACCGAGCGTCCCTGACTGGCGGATCTACTCATGCGCGgcatgctgctgctggaaaCTCCACGCTGAGCCTGAGCCTCGGCCAGCATCTCCTGCCGCTTGTAGGCCCTCTCATAGGGATTCTCATATCCAATCGTGTTCACCCCGGAGTTGAAATCCCCCGCTGCTGTGCGATAACTGCCCGCCTGCTGGGGCTGAGCCGCTCCAGCTCCGCCACTCTGCAGATACAGGGCACTCTTCCGCATCTTCTCGGCATAGCTGGCCTCCGAGTAGTAGAAGCTATCGGGCGTGCGATTGATGTCCAAACTGGACTTGGGCCTCGGCGCCCGTCCGCTCTCCAGCTGACTCTGGGCCACCGCcgcggcggcagcggctgcGGCGGCTTCGGCACGCGCCTCGTACTCCAGGAAGTCCGCCGAATGGGGACGCACTATGGCCGCCGCTGAGCGGGCACGCAAGTCCATTGTATTGATTAGTTGATCAGCGGCACTGGCCTAAAAAATGGCGAAAAAGAGGGGGAGGGGTTAGAAGTTAGAAGCTATAAAGGGTTATATAATGGTAATGAGGGTAATTggctttttccatttttaactAGAGCTGCAGTCAAAAAAATTCTAGGAGAAATAGAACTGAACTCGGATATTTTATCagacatttataaataattttttacaactaaacaaacatatattaaataaagtaaagataaaattaattataatttaaaaatattttaaaatattctaagaTTTTAAACGAAGTCTTTAGTCGTTATTAACAGAattttttgtacataaattgattaaattccttgtttttaattactgAAAGTTGATGAATTTTAAAAGCCTattgatttaaaacattaaatcacttataaatatttgtattaaatgttaaaaagtatatatcttGGCACTCAAAAACTGTAAATAAACcgcagtttaattttaaagtgaaataccaaatttcatttattttcgtatCACTTTCAAAGTTTTAAGAAAACCCTTTGCTTAAGTGTTGAAGATTGGCGTGGCCCATAACTTGTTCGACACTTGGCAGGCGGCACAGCTGGTCTTTTGGCCAGGAACCCCTGGTAGCCATAAATCATGCACGCGACTCATTTCCCGTCTAACTTGCTGGGCCTGACCTGACCCACTAAACAGCTGCCCCACAGCCGAACACCACCCGCCGaccaccacccactgcccCCTGACCAAAAGGAGGAGGAGAGCGCATAAAGTTGCATTCGAAGGAAATTGCTGCACTGGCGGCCAAGAAAGAGGAATGGGAGCTTCTTCCTTCTAACGAAACGAAACGTCTGCAATTCAGCAACCCACTGACACACTAAAGTCCAATTAAATTTTGAGCTGCGGACTCGAGACGGCAGCTGCTTGAAACCGAAAGTTTCCGACTCTGAAAAGACTCTCCATTCCCGTCTATCAATGTGggcaaacagcagcagctttTGTGAGTGCGGCTTTATGGAGTCGTCGGAGCTTGAGGAAGGAGCTATCTCAGCAGGAGCAGAAACACCACCACCTGGCCACCAGGCAAGGgcaaataaaagtgaaaagctgATACGTGCAGAGGTGCAGTACGTCTCAGCCAGCAAAACTTTGCAACTAGGTCAGGGAAAGAGGTGAGGAAATATAAAACCCCTACTTGATTTCCCCCCTGGGTTTTTGTGAGCATTCGCAGCAATCAGACAACATCAAGTGGCATCGCAGATGATTTGGTGGGCTGACCTTTGCccgatgccacgcccccaagcTCCCAGCTTCCAACTCCCAGTTCCCAGCTCTCGAAGCACCCATAAAGCCAAGGCTGCAACGCCAAGTGGCAGGTCATCAgcaatcgcaatcgcaatTGCAATCGGAATCGCAGCTCGTTGCTGCCTGGAGGGCTGTGGTTTGCCATTTTGACTGCCTTTGAGAATTGCACTCACTGTTGGTGCCATTAAATCCTCAGTGATGGAAATTTTTAACCACTTACTTCTCGgataaaatatgaataaaaaggaaagttaatttgaataaaatgatGTGAAATTGTTCTTAGCGGCCAACGAATTTTGcacgtatttttaaaaaattcctttcaAATTATCGTTTATGATAAgataagttttttaaatagtttaaaaacacaaccagaaattttaaatacatttttgggcTATCAGACTTTATATtgagtttttttatattaataaattctcAATTTGTAAGCCTttctgttaaataaataacttttctGTTCGAAATTGTCAAAGGAATACTGTTTTTGGGTTATAATACTTCATATTGACTTCcttggaaaataagaaaaaaatttctaaataatatggaaaatattaaagaaaaataggtatattaaatatttagtatgtttaatttttgttgatcaaaaataattattattgtgCGATACTTAAAATAACACTCATAAtaattacggtccctgatattTACTTGTACTAAATTTTAAAgactttttttgaaaacaaaactatcaaattgtttaaaatggcttttttttatcaaaattgtgaaataaattccaaaatatcTAGTAGCCAGCTctatttttcccctttttcctaTAACTTACCTCCATATGATTGGGTGTGTACCGCTGCGGCATCGCTGGCACGTGCTTGCTGCCATCATAGCTGGGCGGGCTGAGGGGTCGCCGGTAGCTGGCTGCCTCCTGGAGAAGTGCCTCCTGGGCGGACATGGCCCCTCCTCCACCACCAACCGCCAGCTGCGACATGTTGTAGATGTCCTCGTAATCCGCGgcagctgcggcggcggcaaaGAGTCGCTGCTGCTTCGATCGCCCATAGGCATCGGGAGTCCTCCGCTCCGCTTGCAACAACTGCTGCTGCGTGGGATACGATCCATTGGGACCCTGCCGCTGTTGCATCAACTTGGCCATGTACATCTCCCGCTCGCCGTAGATCTCCTCGGCGGCCCGCTGTTGCTGCAACCTGGCGATCTGCTCCTCCAtgtccagctgctgctgctggaactGCGCCTCCAGGTGATCCAGCGAGTACTGCTGCTGCGCCTGCTGCAACTGCAGGGCGGTGGACACATGGCCCGTTCGCGTGTCGTAGATGGCATGGTGTTGctgcggttgctgctgctgctgttgctgttgctgctgctgagatcgttggtgttgctgctgctgctggtagatTTGCTGCGTGGGCGACATGAGGCGGCGACtaggatgttgctgctgctgttcgttGTGCTCGGGCGATGGCGAGGAGTAGCCACCATCGTTGATGCGCCTCGGTTTCGGTGGGGCATTGGCATACAGGGGCTGTCCACTGCCGCTGCCTCCGCCACTGCTGCCCGTATTTTCCGACGAGGGCGTGGGCTGTTGGCCACCCTTTCCCAGATTTCCCGACTGCAATGTGTGTATGCCCGAATCGGAATTCTCGCCACTGTGATTCAGCGAGGAGTTCACACTTGGCTCCGATTCCCCGCTGCTGGGTGCCTGCATCAAACTCGCGGCCGCCAAGGCCCTCACCCACTGCATCATTGAATCCGAGTTATCGGCTGCCAGCCAATAGGTTCGCATATTCTGATGCTCACACTTGAAGGCAAACTTGCGATAGATCTTGTCCTCGGGCAAACAGGCGGATACGCGATATGAGGGCAGCAGCACTGAACCCAGCAGCTTCTCCTCCTCCGGTCCCTTGTAGTAGTACAGGCAGTACTCGGCCAGGACGAACCAACGTTTGCGCCACACCTTCAGACCATCGGAGCCCTGTTTGTGCAGCCAACCGGATAAGGTAACCGGTGTGGATGGTGGCCTCTTGGTAATGGGTGACTTCAGGGCCTGAATGGAACCGGCACTCTTTTTTCTATCCAATGGTGCATGAGTGGGACTCTTGGCCGAATTGGAGGAGGACTCCTCCGAACTGGGCGTGGCCTTGGGCTTGACCGCCGATATTTGGGTCTGGCAGGCCTGATTGACCACATGACCAGGGTGATTCTGCTGAATGTACACGGTGCCATGCTCACTGCCCGGGGTTTGCAGGTCGCTCTTGTgacgatgttgctgctgctgttgttgcaactgttgctgctgcaattgctgctgcaactgttgctgctgggcgtACAATTGCTCCTGGTAGTGTTTGGGCATTgcaggttgctgctgctgttgctgttgctgctgctgttgttgttgcaactTTAGAGGACCCTGAGCAGGTTGATATTGGTTTTGCAAGTTAAGCGAAGAGGGAGGAgccctctgctgctgctgctgctgctgttgttgctgctgctgggtgaGAGTGGTCATATTGGAGACCATGCTGGGCGACTGACTCATGTGGTAGTGATTCGTGGGCGGGTTCATGGCCTGTCGCAGGGCAAAggtccgctgctgctgctgagcgGCCTCGCTTTGGGTGGCCATTTGGGCCTGCATCTTGGCCGCCTGCAGCTGCTGGTACTGCGATTGCAGGGCCGAGATGGGATGATGTCCGGCCATGGCATTGCTGGCCTGCAATCTTCCGGCGGCAGCCAGATAGGTTCGCTCCGTGGGCGATTGATAAAGCTGCTCACCGGCCGCCGTTCCCCCGCTGCTCGAGTAGGACTGATGGTAGGGCGATGAGTGTGAGCTGCTCGAGGTGCCTCCTCCTCCGTGTTTCATCAGGTTGAGGTGCTGCTTGGACTGCGGCTGCATCTCAATCGGGGACAATGGTCCTCCTCCGCTGGAACTGGTGGCCGTGGGCGATTGCTGGTACAACGCCTGACTGTAGGCCGCCGTTCGGTAGTCCACGAGATTCGTCTGGTAGGCCAGCGGCAgcttcttctgctgctgcgccAGGATCGCTGcctcctgcagctgctgcagcttctTGGCGTCCATGGTGCCGGCGGTGAAGAGCGGCGGCGCCTCCAACCTGGAAAGGGTAAGGAAGCGGAAAAGCGATCAGTGGAAGTTCGCAAGGCAGGCGGAACTGTGATTCAATCAGACGAGGTCACCCGGCATGATTTGCTCGCGTGGACAGGGTAATTAACCCTAGAAGTACAGTGGATTTTATTGGTTCAAAAGCTATGGGGCACAAAAAGTTGAATGTTACTAAATcccggttttaaaaaaatatatattatttttagtcaCAAAAGATTTTTAgcgatatttttaattttttttttaagattatctTTGTTGCTAATTCCATTAAAGGTCTtataaatatcaattaaaattttttggaaaatacaagagttttttattgtttttttcttttaattccctataataatttatttgtaattctGTCAACAAATATGACTCTCCTAAAAATCCGATGATTTTGTACAGCTAATAACCCTagctaattatatttatttttgtatcgaccttaaaatatatttaaagaattattttctttCCAATGACATCATCTCGTAAACTCAGCTTAATGGCTATTTCTAAGCGTagctaaatatttcaaaaatgtcacaaATATGTCAGCAAGGGGTTAATTCCTTCGCGAGCTGCGGAAGACACGGAGGCCGCGGAAAATGCAACTGGCTTCGCGCGTAATTGACCGTAATTGATTAACTGCAGTCGCCGCTCCGGCCACAAACACACGGCTGACCTTGCCGGCCTCATTTTCTCTGCGCGGAAATGGGAAATCGGAAGGGGCgagggggatggggatggtgtggggaaaatggggaaagagGGTACTCTGCCGAGAGAGATCTACGAGATTTACGCTACTCACCAGTCCCAAAGCTGATAGATGCAGCCAAAcatttttgcactttttttctgctttggTTTGTCGTGTATTTCGTTAAATCGCGTTAATAACTTAATTGGCCTTATTGCCTTAATTGAATTGCACTAATTTTTCTTTCTCGCACCCGCCTTTTCGCTTTTATTGTAATGagttttgatttgattattCGATTGGCTGCAAAAactcaattaaaacttttcgATTGAAATGCGGCGGCCTCTTTTTTCGCGTTGCCTTTTCGCGTGTGTGCCTCAGACTTTTTGGGGGgcaccgaaaaccaaaaaaaaaaggaacgaAAATTGCAGTCGCCGCCGTCTAGTTGCAATTGAAACTGCGAATgtgtctatttttattggaGGCGGACCGCAGATTTATTTGTCGACGCTCGGCGGCAATTGTcaagaacaaaaaattgaacaaaagAACAGAAAAACTAAAACCGAAAAGTCAAAGAGAAAGGAAAGCTTAATTTTCATATTGATTTTCTCGAGTAGAGTGGGTAAactcaatttaattaaattctgttTTGATCCTGCTTgaaatttgtttatgttttgcaTATTCAATGCGAATTTGAAACCTCCCCAAAACtgtgtacaaaaaaaataaatcatctCCAAGGAAACAATAATTCCCTTGTCGAATATTGAACACGAATTCGGTTTTAATGCGAGCAAACGAATCGAGTGGACAAATCCCAGATACGACACACACGGCAAACATTTGGGAGGCCAAACACTCGATAACCGCTCTATCGAATGAcaattttaatgcaatttaaCGTCGAGAACTATGAGATGCAGATGCAGGCCGGAATGCACGGCTAGATGCATCTGCAATGAGCCCGTTGTCGAATGCATTTAACCAAATGAATTATGGATTGCCTTTATTGAAGCTCCGGCACATGCAAGTGCATGTCCAACGGAAGggcaaaaatgttgattttttcGTCCCCGCCCGGGTTATTCCATTCTGTTCTCTTCGATCCTGTCTGTCTGGGCATTAAATGAATCCCTTACCATAAAAATCGAAGCAGGTAGAGAAAAATGACTGGTTTTCACatcactttaaattaaaataataaaaaaactaaataaagttaataatAGCTGGTATTAcgaaatcacttttaaactTCAACAtatgtgtctaaaagtatgcaacaatatatttttaacacaaaaGTGGCATGAATTCATActgaaaaacaattatttttttcactgcatacttttagacagatatttttaacattttaaggcgattttaaaaacatggctttttttatttatttaaaatcgtttaaaaattcaagaaaaataaaaaaataatagtatccatttcaataaattattttgtagtttttcttAGTGCCTGAAACTTGACTCGTGGCATTAAAAGCAAAGTCCTGTTGAAAATGTTGCGCAATAAATAAGCAATTGATCCGGTGTTAACGGCCATTGATGGCCAGACTTTTTCTATTCCTTGGCCCAGTGTGTAGTTCGTATCCCCGTGACCATTTTACGCTACAATCAACTTTGgccaaacaattttataattgcCTGCTAGCCGAGCCGCAATTTGTATGGCTTTCAATTACCGCCTGGCGTTTGCCAAAAGCGCAATGGCTGAGAACTGAGCTGAAAACTCGAAGGAAGACGTGGCCCAGAGCAAAACGcacaataaaatattggcGGCGGAACAACAATACAAAATCAATACCGATTAAACGGCAGGACTCGTCGCTCTTTCTTTCTCGTTCTCTGGGCTCCCTTGAGCtgggttttatttatttatgcggGTTGACTGGCGAGGGAGGCAAAGGGAAATGGCTGCCTTGCAGCTTCTTGATGTTGCAacattttcccgcttttcggttgacagacgCCGCTAATGTGAGCATGAAAAATTAccacagaaatattttatgcacACAACGGGGAGGGCACAAGAATGtgccaaaaaaatatgtgCATATAAATGGCCCACATATTCTATACCTACATATAATGTATGCCATGGTGAATATTATGCTGAAAGTTGATATAAATTTGGCATCCGGCCAGCACGGCCCCAAAAACTACGGGGCCGATGGTTATGATACACAGCATATTATGCTTATTTATATAACAAATTACAATAGGACCGATTAGAGGTCATCTGGCCAATGTGTGTGTTTATTCCGAAACTGGAGTTCCCCAGGAAATTTCCCTTTTGTTCCGCCTTTTATTTGCTCTCACTCATATGCATatgttcaaatatttaaaagctgaccgaaaatgatgatgatgaacgGCTAAACTATGTCGATAATCGAGCTTCCATTAACTTTGTTTGGCATTTGATTGGCATGCGAGTTTTCCCAATTTCGATCgggaatttcaataaaatcgcGCATACGACCTGTGGTATGCGCAGTGGAATTCCATTATCTCTGATAGCTTTTTGTGATacgtataattataatttcaggTCGTGACCGCCTGTCAGGTCATAAGTATATCTTGATGGGGGTTTTGATAGGATAGGACTTTTGCCTACTTTTCGGGGACctgtttatttttagctgGAATTTAATTGCTGTGACATATGCAACAGCCTGTCTGTCAACCACACACACCTCTAAAGACCGGAGACACACCTGCTTGGGGAGTTGACCCGCAATCCAGCCACCAACTGTCCGCAATGACGTCATTACCACCAACGACAAGTGCCACTCAGGCCGAGGGGAGAAGGGAAAAGGGAGAGAAGGTAGCCAACAGCCAAAAACTTCCACCAGGCCACTTCACATTGAATTGGCCATAGTCAGAGTCGGAAAAGGCGGCCCACTGAAACTGGCCAACTTAATTAGTATTGAGACCTGCCCCCTTTTTTCTCCTCGTTTTTCCTCCCGCGACTCTTGTAATACGCTAAGTGCAATTATAAATAGTCATCAAGCAAAAGATTCGAAAGTAGTTAAAGCTCTAGAAAACCCAAGTGGAGCAATAAATAATGTGAGAAAAGTACAACAAAACTTGGGTGGGTCGGTCTGGTATGGGTaggaaaaatcaataaacaagAAAAGCGAAAAGTTGAGATACAGAAAGAAGACGGCAAATATCTGAGCGCCCGGCTGAAAGTGTGACAAACTTCGGGAACATTGGGGAGAAGTGGCCCACCTATTGAGATACACATAGATCGAACAACACGGAAAAAAACTTAGGTTCCAGGAACACTACTTATATGTGGAAAGAAAACATTGTCAATGAAAGTGGTTGGTATTTTGTAAGTCTTTTCCTTGAAATTCACtcttatttataagaaaaaggGGTTACAAAATACTAGACCAACTTTAAAGACATTCTATCTTATTTCTCTCTCTGCAAAAACCTTCTTGTGtacttttggtttttatttttcgccaTTTTCTTGAAAGCCCTCTGGGTATTTGGCACATCATGACCTTGCCAGTTGATGAGTTGCCTTGCCTTTGATGAGTTGTCAATGGGCGGAGATACAAACACAAGGAGATATGTTAAGGGTATGCGAATTTGGGCCAAAAGTGTTGCATAATATTTGCCCGAGGCTAGAATGGCCGGTACTTTAACAAATCGCCTCGGCTCACACGTCATTTTAAGAGGGGCGCAAAAATGTTTGCTTATTGCTTATTGATCTTCCTGGGCAGTCAACCGAttgtaaaatttgcatttgcattccgCAAAACAATTGAAAGCAATTAAACTCAAATCAATCATTAAAttgagtgtgtgagtgtgtgtgctgtgtgtttgtgtgcatGTATGAGTAGCGGATAATGCTTAATGGCATTCGACGGCAATCTGTTTTTGCAGGCGATGCATTAAGCTGAAATCATAACGATTCTGTGGCCGATGGCTAGCATAAATCAGAAATGGATCGATCCCTGGTTTTGGGTTATTAATTGAAGCCGGCATTGTTGGTGGATTGTTTCCAAGAGCTCGGGGCTTCGCAGTTACCTGACCTGCCATCGGAAATTGGATTTTGGTCCAAAGTTCAAGTTTCGAAAGATGCAATATGCAAATGGTATGGGTATGGGTATGAGGCTTTGGTTTACTGAATACTTTGCCAAGTATGATGGAATCAAAGTTTTGTTTAAACAACATTTAAgcccggcagcagcaacatcagccgcCCCAATTCAAACTTGCACACTTGATTTGCCAGACAGTGTGTGCTCTTGAAGAAGAACAACGGCTGTTGGGTTAGGTTAGAGCACCGCACCCCCTTCCCCGTCACCTCTCTCAACCCAAAACAACATCCCAAACATTCCGACGAGGAGGTCCTCGCAACAAGGCATAAATATTCATGGGTATAGTTGTACGAGGAGGGCGAACGAGAGGGACACATTGAGATGGATAGAGATGCACACGGACAGATGCCTCAATATAGCCGGATTATACAGGGAAAAATCAAGGAGTGCTATATaaaattaactaattaatattggttattaaaatataatttttttttaaaattattaaataaatatgcaaaataagaCTGATTTGATCTAttcaatatatttgtttaaggAACAGTATAAtatctcaaaaaattatttatattttattgtttgttaaacaaaaaatggtatatataaaaacaacatttgtaaacattttgcaaattaaaaatatcaattttttaaaattacaatattcCTTATCAAAAATCTACCGGAAGAtgtattctttatttatttagtaccCCCTATTAGGAAATAATAACTGTAGCAAAAAGCCAGTTCTAATGAATCCATTTGAAATCTCAATTTATAGGGCTATTCTAGGCAGCTTTCTAGTTTGGCTCAGTGTGTTTATGTATGCGTCAACTTCTGCCCAGAATGACACTTGATGATGGAGATTTTGTTGCTTTCACTTTTGTCGTCCTAGTAGTGGGTTGTTGTCCTTAGAGCCTCTGACTTGATTGGCATAGAAGCCAAACGAGCGGAGAGCAACAGACGTGCATGCATCGtcatcatcaccatcatcatcctCCTCCTGGTGGGTGCAATACCATTCTATCTCGCTGTAACCCACAATCAGGAGCCCGGGCACGTCCTTCTCGAGGAGCAGCGAAGGCGTCAATGCAGCCCAGGCGGCAAAAAGGACAGCAACGCGGCGCGTTCTCTGTCTCCAAGGTGATTATCAATGGCACGGATGCCTATATCCTGGCGCCGAAAGGAAGCCAAAGTTCAGCATTAGGGGAAAATCGCTAAGTGAGCGTGGGAAGCTGAATAAGTCATTGAAGGAAAATTTCATCAGGCCATCACGGGAGCTCGCTGGCATTTCGCTAATGCTCGCTTTCATTTGCGACTCGCACaagttaaaaattcaaatcaagGCAAGGACGCAAAGAGTTTATCAGGGAAACATGAGCGATGGCAATGGCGGCTGTCATTCATGTTGCATACTAATTTAAATACGTGGCACGCACAGGGGAAGGAAAAGCGGGGTGGGGGGGAGAGAACGCAGGAGGAAAACCTGGAAAATCCTtcccactcactcactcactcgcaTCCAGAATGCGGTGCTGTTACCCATTTCCGCTTCTGGCAGCAGCACAAAAGCCACTCGAGTCCTTGCCTCCAGGATGTGTGCCATGTTTATGGCTGCCTCTCACTCACTCCCTCTCTCTGTCTCCCTTTCCCCATTTCCCTCGCGCTCGGAAAAAACCCTCCTGGAAACAAAGacaagcaaaaatattttgccgTTTTTAGTTGTCGCAAAAAGTTTGCTTTTTTGTGTGTCGGTACTATGTGTTTGGGTTCGAGCGCTTTTGTTTATTGTGTATTTGTTTGGCATTTTCTTGCACAGCTTGTCGGGAATAGGAATagggcaaaaaaaatgtaacacGAGTTGACCAAAAATAGGGACAAAAGCATATCGAAGGCCATAAAGGAGTACGGACACCACTAAAGCTGGATTTTCGGTATTGTTTGCTGCTTTTGTAATGGGAATTACGTTGAGTTTGGCGAGTTCTGCGGGGCTATAAATATCTCTATAAGAGGATAATATctgggaaaattaaaaaagaaaataacagttaagtTCCCTAAAATAATTCCTTTAAGGGAAACCCGTAAcattaaagttattaaatatttgttaaaaagtaatataaaatgtgtaatttgtttacttttgctttcATCTACTGTAGTAAAACACTTCAAAGAATCTTCTTAAGGAATCTTTAATTCTTCGACCCACCCACATTTcgcataatatattttatcccACGCTGCATTGTggaatttccttttttatttacagcCAGTTTCTTTTACTTATATAGTATGTATGCTCCCCCATTTCGTTGCgatatttgttgttttccttttcggcTGTTCAGTTCTTGtgtacaatatatatatatttgggtCTCGTTTCGAGTATGGGTATTTGTCTGAAGGGAAACCGATGTCCCACCCGTCCATTCAGTCCATTGTatataaatgcaaattgttATTGATTATGCTCCacataaaactataaaagacATAAGAACACTCTGTCACAAACACGAGCACTGAGATATCCTGCGCCATGTGCAGGGTTCCTACGATTCGTGAGCCATAATAAATTTGAACATTTGCAACTTTTGACCCACAGCAAGAACCTTTGTTTGgttccttttgaatttttcctgGAATTTATTCAGAGTAAATTCAATGAGGAGACCTGGCAATACAGACAATTTTCATTTGCACGCCAGTTTAGGCCATAAACCGAAATATCACCCATACGCCCCGATGGCCGACCATAAATCCATTtcgaaaatgcattttgaCTGCTTGACTTTCCGCTTAGAAGGAGTCGAAGGAGCCCAAAGTTCGGGCTGTCTCATGCATTATACACAGTAAGAAAATTCTTGGAAATTCTAGATTGACCCCGAAAAGTaattaacttaatattttcacaaatatttGGTCGGCAGAAGGTTATGTTCGATCATGACCTACTTCATAACGAAAGTTCCAATGTTAAAGTCAAAAAGTTATGGTTATTTTCTCAATGTATGAGGCCGCCGCCTGGCTGTCATGCAGAGTTTGGCAAACAGTTTGCTTGCGGCTGCACAACTCAAACAGTTTAGCAAAAACTTTTGCCACTGACATTTGCCCCGACAGCAGAAGTTGTTGCCCCTCGCCGCGCAGGTGGAAAAAGTGGCGGTTAAATCGGTGACGCAGGGACATAATGACTTCTGTAATTACGA
This portion of the Drosophila takahashii strain IR98-3 E-12201 chromosome 3R, DtakHiC1v2, whole genome shotgun sequence genome encodes:
- the kmr gene encoding uncharacterized protein kmr isoform X11, producing the protein MFGCIYQLWDWLEAPPLFTAGTMDAKKLQQLQEAAILAQQQKKLPLAYQTNLVDYRTAAYSQALYQQSPTATSSSGGGPLSPIEMQPQSKQHLNLMKHGGGGTSSSSHSSPYHQSYSSSGGTAAGEQLYQSPTERTYLAAAGRLQASNAMAGHHPISALQSQYQQLQAAKMQAQMATQSEAAQQQQRTFALRQAMNPPTNHYHMSQSPSMVSNMTTLTQQQQQQQQQQQQRAPPSSLNLQNQYQPAQGPLKLQQQQQQQQQQQQQPAMPKHYQEQLYAQQQQLQQQLQQQQLQQQQQQHRHKSDLQTPGSEHGTVYIQQNHPGHVVNQACQTQISAVKPKATPSSEESSSNSAKSPTHAPLDRKKSAGSIQALKSPITKRPPSTPVTLSGWLHKQGSDGLKVWRKRWFVLAEYCLYYYKGPEEEKLLGSVLLPSYRVSACLPEDKIYRKFAFKCEHQNMRTYWLAADNSDSMMQWVRALAAASLMQAPSSGESEPSVNSSLNHSGENSDSGIHTLQSGNLGKGGQQPTPSSENTGSSGGGSGSGQPLYANAPPKPRRINDGGYSSPSPEHNEQQQQHPSRRLMSPTQQIYQQQQQHQRSQQQQQQQQQQQPQQHHAIYDTRTGHVSTALQLQQAQQQYSLDHLEAQFQQQQLDMEEQIARLQQQRAAEEIYGEREMYMAKLMQQRQGPNGSYPTQQQLLQAERRTPDAYGRSKQQRLFAAAAAAADYEDIYNMSQLAVGGGGGAMSAQEALLQEAASYRRPLSPPSYDGSKHVPAMPQRYTPNHMEASAADQLINTMDLRARSAAAIVRPHSADFLEYEARAEAAAAAAAAAVAQSQLESGRAPRPKSSLDINRTPDSFYYSEASYAEKMRKSALYLQSGGAGAAQPQQAGSYRTAAGDFNSGVNTIGYENPYERAYKRQEMLAEAQAQRGVSSSSMPRMSRSASQGRSVASQLQSPPSQQQEENLPPLNVHPGSIFPPSMSTQEIISKNEQFLRSASARLPKRSGGMDDDYSAGNSTTTSPTSGTGGASNSPQHHQDGERKREESMKRLLEWKQRMLQSPLTRKGIQQGGSNMSAMSKLGSNPNILLASTAVASGARYGPQAGKTGLVVGNGSGSGSAGNQQAASASGIQRSRSESQANIGPGGVVYNNYSSDDEVLGGELLWEEDALWRESLRRVSQRHARSLDDLDRITATTAAPPLISSTPKAKLSREVTYVNDSQKPRQSHPHPISNEHDVYVQLLDNSMAASSSLLGQDQTDSDVYEVLREETASNLSHKSNELDRETIRQWDAMSSGLMKTTGGGGGAASPAHMPLTSSVRSIVQQLNTSSMDDANGNPMAMAGKKSRANNNH